In Aspergillus luchuensis IFO 4308 DNA, chromosome 1, nearly complete sequence, the following are encoded in one genomic region:
- a CDS encoding URC4/urg3 family protein (COG:S;~EggNog:ENOG410PI0G;~InterPro:IPR012469), producing MGLFKRKDSKNSIQSEKEDFDSTVTVNSARTSNASLRSPGYKGSGLPASIPELPIAKPPDSALDPAAYLRSIHAVRERCSLVLNKAKRNRLNHFDVDMGKFMATASYIVSIIKVLSICCSHLGQRISPVPLFRLRFANQSYRLQRDYGPDYDSIPPHGRWQHFDVGGRPRVNQLLQSWPSTIDAQERTRRLIDLFVVSVLLDAGAGTRWSYKSKESGKFYSRSEGLAVATLEMFKSGMFSSDPTEPCQVDGAGLKKITVEVLAKGLQHSETNPLAGIEGRAGLLIRLSEALNNQDFFGVDARPGNMLDYLLSHPSTLASSVPIVPITTLWSVLMDGLSPIWPPSRTQIDGLSIGDAWPCSDLPKSPPAKPWESIVPFHKLTQWLCYSIMVPMSKLMKIHFAGSELLTGLPEYRNGGLLIDMGLLTLKEHDLERGIAAYKENAQIKGQPNVEVVPLFSTDDDVVVEWRAVTVGFLDELLDEVNGQLGLTGDDQLTLAQMLEAGSWKGGREIAEVSRPNTKEPPIMIRSDGTVF from the exons atgggTCTCTTTAAGCGCAAAGACTCTAAGAACTCGATTCAAAgcgagaaggaggatttCGACTCGACCGTAACCGTCAACAGCGCTCGTACCTCCAATGCATCATTGAGATCGCCCGGTTATAAAGGAAGTGGGCTGCCTGCCTCCATCCCAGAACTACCCATTGCCAAACCACCTGATTCGGCCCTCGATCCAGCGGCCTACCTGCGGAGTATCCATGCTGTCCGTGAGCGCTGTAGCCTTGTTTTGAACAAGGCCAAGAGAAATAGACTCAACCACTTTGATGTGGATATGGGCAAATTCATGGCCACTGCATCTTACATTGTCTCCATTATCAAGGTACTTTCTATATGCTGCAGCCATCTCGGCCAAAGGATTAGCCCAGTCCCTCTATTCCGTCTCAGGTTTGCTAATCAAAGCTATCGTTTGCAGAGAGATTATGGCCCGGACTACGactccattcctcctcatGGCCGTTGGCAACACTTCGACGTGGGTGGACGACCCCGCGTCAACCAATTGCTCCAGTCCTGGCCCAGTACCATTGATGCGCAGGAGCGTACCCGGCGATTGATCGACCTTTTCGTTGTTTCCGTCCTTCTCGATGCTGGTGCAGGTACCAGGTGGTCATACAAGTCGAAGGAGTCCGGCAAGTTCTATTCGCGGAGCGAGGGTCTGGCCGTGGCAACCTTGGAAATGTTTAAGAGTGGTATGTTTAGCAGCGATCCGACGGAGCCTTGTCAAGTGGATGGGGCAggcctgaagaagatcacGGTCGAAGTACTCGCAAAGGGATTGCAACACTCCGAAACCAACCCCTTGGCGGGAATTGAAGGCCGAGCTGGTCTTCTGATCCGACTTTCCGAGGCCCTGAACAACCAAGATTTCTTTGGGGTAGATGCTAGGCCAGGCAACATGCTCG ACTACCTCCTTTCTCATCCGTCTACACTTGCTTCGTCGGTTCCGATTGTGCCTATCACCACGCTCTGGAGTGTCCTTATGGATGGATTGTCTCCGATCTGGCCGCCGTCCCGCACCCAGATTGATGGGCTATCTATCGGAGACGCCTGGCCGTGCTCCGATCTCCCCAAGTCTCCCCCTGCGAAACCCTGGGAGAGCATCGTCCCATTCCACAAGCTTACGCAGTGGCTGTGCTACTCTATCATGGTGCCCATGTCGAAGCTGATGAAGATCCATTTCGCCGGCAGTGAACTGCTCACGGGTCTACCCGAATACCGGAACGGTGGTTTGCTGATTGACATGGGTCTGTTGACTCTGAAGGAACACGATTTGGAGCGGGGTATTGCCGCCTACAAGGAGAATGCGCAGATCAAGGGCCAACCCAACGTGGAAGTTGTACCACTGTTCTCCACGGATGACGACGTTGTCGTTGAATGGCGGGCTGTGACCGTTGGGTTCCTGGATGAGCTACTGGATGAAGTGAACGGTCAGCTTGGACTGACGGGAGACGATCAGTTGACCCTTGCACAAATGCTTGAGGCTGGATCCTGGAAG GGTGGCCGTGAGATTGCCGAAGTGTCGAGACCCAACACGAAAGAACCTCCGATCATGATCCGTTCCGATGGCACTGTTTTCTAA
- a CDS encoding uncharacterized protein (TransMembrane:2 (i21-37o105-123i)), producing the protein MQNQNKSVLFKDKDTLLSMHGILYVCILFFLLSLALSDSPYHIISYHNPLIWIHTFTTMCNMPIDYVSGPYVPRLVKKKLLSSFPYDCLHSLTHLLIDVLASHKYFSVHIYWFYITWSLRVYVGKKKTMKKEEEEENNDGKGLCHTFDDQETAELKMRYVITDYYHTSIEPIDSSTVIS; encoded by the coding sequence ATGCAAAACCAAAACAAATCTGTTTTATTCAAAGACAAAGATACCCTACTTAGCATGCATGGCATtctatatgtatgtatactgttctttcttctttctctcgcaCTTTCAGACTCtccatatcatatcatatcataccaTAATCCTCTCATCTGGATCCATACTTTTACTACTATGTGTAACATGCCAATTGACTATGTTTCTGGTCCTTATGTTCCACGGCtggtaaaaaaaaagttattGTCTTCATTTCCTTATGACTGTctccactcactcactcacctgCTCATTGATGTACTTGCTTCTCACAAATATTTCTCAGTCCATATCTATTGGTTCTATATTACATGGTCATTGCGTGTGTATGttggaaaaaagaagacgatgaagaaagaggaagaggaagaaaacaaTGATGGAAAGGGATTGTGCCATACATTTGATGATCAAGAAACCGCGGAATTAAAAATGCGATATGTTATAACCGATTACTACCATACTTCCATTGAACCAATTGATTCCAGTACTGTGATCTCCTAG
- the GTR1 gene encoding Rag GTPase GTR1 (BUSCO:EOG09264IV9;~COG:U;~EggNog:ENOG410PIE6;~InterPro:IPR027417,IPR006762,IPR039397;~PFAM:PF04670,PF00025,PF08477,PF00071,PF01926;~go_function: GO:0005525 - GTP binding [Evidence IEA]), with amino-acid sequence MDMRKKKRKVLLMGKSGSGKSSMRSIIFSNYVAKDVRRLGATIDVEHSHVKFMGNLTLNLWDCGGQDAFMETYLASQRGNIFSDVAVLIYVFDIESREVERDLDTYNAIINALKEYSPNAYVFCLVHKLDLIQAEHRQRIYEERSALIRSRSEHFSIDTFGSSIWDQSLYKAWAGIVHKLIPNLTVIERFLQAFSKRIDAEEVILFERSTFLTVTSVSSEVGDLNPIYDRHERLSNIMKAFKHCAARNTHTTPASAGFVVMHTKTPQFNVFLGRFTDNTYIFLVVPPGEAAYNCAVLNTMLAREGFSKAAATGHGDGFPLPAAESPDNSNGTH; translated from the exons ATGGATatgcgcaagaagaagagaaaggtcCTCTTGATGGGCAAAAGTGGATCTGGAAAATCGTCGATGCGCTCAATCATCTTCAGCAATTATGTTGCGAAAGATGTCCGGCGCCTGGGTGCTACCATTGATGTCGAGCACAGCCATGTCAAGTTCATGGGAAACCTCACGCTGAACCTCTGGGATTGCGGAGG ACAGGATGCATTCATGGAAACATATCTCGCGTCTCAGCGAGGGAACATCTTCTCCGACGTCGCGGTCCTGATCTACGTCTTCGACATTGAATCCCGCGAGGTCGAGCGCGATCTTGACACCTACaacgccatcatcaacgCCCTGAAAGAATACAGTCCCAATGCCTACGTGTTCTGCCTTGTACATAAACTGGATCTCATCCAAGCCGAGCACCGCCAACGCATCTACGAAGAACGGTCCGCCTTAATTCGCAGTCGTTCGGAGCATTTCAGTATCGACACCTTTGGCAGTAGTATATGGGATCAATCGCTCTACAAAGCGTGGGCCGGCATTGTCCACAAGCTTATTCCAAACTTGACTGTCATCGAGCGCTTCCTGCAAGCCTTCTCCAAGCGAATTGATGCCGAAGAAGTCATCTTGTTCGAACGGTCAACCTTCCTCACCGTAACTTCCGTTTCCTCAGAAGTAGGCGACTTGAACCCCATTTATGATCGCCATGAACGACTCTCCAACATCATGAAAGCCTTCAAGCACTGTGCGGCGCGGAACACCCACACAACCCCTGCATCTGCCGGGTTCGTCGTCATGCATACGAAGACTCCGCAATTCAACGTCTTCCTCGGCCGCTTCACGGACAATACATACATTTTTCTGGTTGTACCGCCGGGCGAGGCAGCCTACAATTGTGCTGTCCTAAACACCATGCTAGCTCGAGAGGGCTTCTCCAAAGCCGCCGCTACCGGTCACGGGGACGGATTTCCCCTCCCTGCGGCTGAATCCCCGGACAACAGCAACGGGACCCATTGA